The Scyliorhinus canicula chromosome 20, sScyCan1.1, whole genome shotgun sequence genome has a window encoding:
- the LOC119954930 gene encoding sulfotransferase 1C2-like isoform X4 has translation MELDYHPELRDDTVRKTQLKLLEDVPLPDWVADNWETVKNFQAKPDDLLIATYPKSGTTWMQEIVDLINQNGDVKMCKRAPVYERIPFLELFEDEGPPGIELIEKMASPRVIKTHLPIQLVPKSFWEQDCKTIVVARNAKDNLVSYFHFHRIENTMPEPGDWLEFFQKFLHGQVSWGSWYDHVKGWWEAKIKHRILFLFFEDIKENPRREILKVAEFMEKVLEEDVIEKIVHLSSFKVMKDNPMANYTTIPKHIMNQNISRFMRKGEVGDWKNHFTVSQNEDFDEHYERQMGHSSLKFRNVL, from the exons ATGGAGCTGGACTATCATCCGGAGCTGCGAGACGATACAGTCAGGAAGACGCAGCTCAAACTGCTGGAAGATGTCCCCTTACCCGACTGGGTGGCTGATAACTGGGAGACGGTGAAAAACTTCCAGGCCAAGCCCGATGACCTGCTCATCGCCACCTACCCCAAATCAG ggACAACATGGATGCAGGAAATTGTGGATCTGATCAATCAGAACGGTGATGTGAAGATGTGTAAACGAGCTCCCGTCTATGAACGAATCCCCTtccttgaattatttgaggatgaggGGCCACCTG GTATTGAACTGATTGAGAAAATGGCGTCTCCGAGGGTGATTAAAACTCACCTCCCGATCCAACTGGTTCCCAAATCCTTCTGGGAGCAGGACTGTAAG ACCATAGTTGTCGCTCGAAACGCCAAAGATAATCTTGTGTCGTATTTTCATTTCCATCGGATAGAGAACACGATGCCAGAGCCGGGAGACTGGCTGGAATTCTTCCAAAAATTCCTGCACGGAcaag TGAGCTGGGGTTCCTGGTACGACCATGTGAAGGGATGGTGGGAAGCGAAGATCAAACATCGGATTCTCTTCCTCTTCTTTGAGGATATAAAGGAG aATCCAAGACGGGAGATTCTGAAGGTAGCTGAGTTCATGGAGAAGGTTCTGGAAGAGGACGTCATTGAGAAGATCGTTCACCTTTCCTCCTTCAAGGTCATGAAGGACAATCCGATGGCCAATTACACCACCATCCCGAAACACATCATGAATCAGAACATCTCCAGGTTCATGCGCAAAG gtgAGGTTGGAGACTGGAAGAATCACTTCACAGTGTCTCAGAATGAAGATTTTGATGAACACTATGAGAGACAGATGGGTCACAGCTCACTGAAGTTTCGCAACGTCCTGTAA
- the LOC119954930 gene encoding sulfotransferase 1C2-like isoform X1, with protein sequence MVLPSFRILEMELDYHPELRDDTVRKTQLKLLEDVPLPDWVADNWETVKNFQAKPDDLLIATYPKSGTTWMQEIVDLINQNGDVKMCKRAPVYERIPFLELFEDEGPPGIELIEKMASPRVIKTHLPIQLVPKSFWEQDCKTIVVARNAKDNLVSYFHFHRIENTMPEPGDWLEFFQKFLHGQVSWGSWYDHVKGWWEAKIKHRILFLFFEDIKENPRREILKVAEFMEKVLEEDVIEKIVHLSSFKVMKDNPMANYTTIPKHIMNQNISRFMRKGEVGDWKNHFTVSQNEDFDEHYERQMGHSSLKFRNVL encoded by the exons ATGGTGCTGCCCAGTTTCAGGATCCTGGAGATGGAGCTGGACTATCATCCGGAGCTGCGAGACGATACAGTCAGGAAGACGCAGCTCAAACTGCTGGAAGATGTCCCCTTACCCGACTGGGTGGCTGATAACTGGGAGACGGTGAAAAACTTCCAGGCCAAGCCCGATGACCTGCTCATCGCCACCTACCCCAAATCAG ggACAACATGGATGCAGGAAATTGTGGATCTGATCAATCAGAACGGTGATGTGAAGATGTGTAAACGAGCTCCCGTCTATGAACGAATCCCCTtccttgaattatttgaggatgaggGGCCACCTG GTATTGAACTGATTGAGAAAATGGCGTCTCCGAGGGTGATTAAAACTCACCTCCCGATCCAACTGGTTCCCAAATCCTTCTGGGAGCAGGACTGTAAG ACCATAGTTGTCGCTCGAAACGCCAAAGATAATCTTGTGTCGTATTTTCATTTCCATCGGATAGAGAACACGATGCCAGAGCCGGGAGACTGGCTGGAATTCTTCCAAAAATTCCTGCACGGAcaag TGAGCTGGGGTTCCTGGTACGACCATGTGAAGGGATGGTGGGAAGCGAAGATCAAACATCGGATTCTCTTCCTCTTCTTTGAGGATATAAAGGAG aATCCAAGACGGGAGATTCTGAAGGTAGCTGAGTTCATGGAGAAGGTTCTGGAAGAGGACGTCATTGAGAAGATCGTTCACCTTTCCTCCTTCAAGGTCATGAAGGACAATCCGATGGCCAATTACACCACCATCCCGAAACACATCATGAATCAGAACATCTCCAGGTTCATGCGCAAAG gtgAGGTTGGAGACTGGAAGAATCACTTCACAGTGTCTCAGAATGAAGATTTTGATGAACACTATGAGAGACAGATGGGTCACAGCTCACTGAAGTTTCGCAACGTCCTGTAA